CTGACGCTGGTTAAACCCATTTTGGAGGGAATGCGCATTTCAGTTCAGGCTATGAGCCGTTCCGGACAAGGGAAAGGCCTTCATAGAATGGACACTGACCTGTCGCCGAAAACGACGGCACTCGTTTTAGGTGTGATTGTCCTTGGTTTGCTGGCAACCTTCTATTCCTTTATTGCCGATGCCAATCTGACGGCTGGTGTAACCTGGGTCTTTATTATTGTCGGCGTGCTTGTTGCCGTCTGCATGGGTTTTTTTGTAGCCGCTGCCTGCGGCTATATGGCCGGTTTGATCGGTACTTCGGCCAGCCCGATTTCGGGGATTGGCATTTTGGGGATTATCATTTCCTCGCTGGTAGTACTCGGTATCGGTTCTGCCGTCAGCCTGTTTGATACAGAGGCGGGAAGCAAGTTTGCTATTGCTCTGGCTATTTTTATGACTAGTGTTATTGTCAGCATTGCGGCCATTTCCAATGACAATCTGCAGGACTTGAAAACCGGCCAATTGGTCGGAGCCACTCCCTGGAAACAGCAGGTGGCCCTGCTCTTAGGTTGTGTTGTCGGCGCCTTTGCCATTGCGCCGGTATTGAACTTGCTCTATGAAGCGTATGGCTTTGTGGGAGCTATGCCGCGTCCCGGCATGGATGAAGCTCAAGTCTTATCGGCACCGCAAGCGACCTTGATGACAACGATTGCCAAGGGGATTTTCAGCCATAATCTGGATTGGAATTATATTCTGTTTGGCGTTGGTGTCGGTTTGGTCATTATCGTTATTGACATCGTGTTGAAAAAGAATTCGTCGGCTAAATACTGCCTGCCGCCGCTGGCTGTGGGCATGGGGATTTATTTGCCGCCTACCTTGGAAATACCATTGGTATTTGGTGCCGTAATCAGCTATTTAGTCTGCCGTTATTTACGCAAACGGGCGGAAGAACGGAGCCCGGGACATGTGGAAGACGATGTTGAAACCTGCAACCGCCACGGCGTGCTGTTTGCGTCAGGGCTGATTGTCGGCGAAAGCCTAATGGGCGTTATTATCGCCATCATCATCGTATTCTCCGTGACTAGCGGCGGCAGTGATGCACCGCTCAAACTGGTGGGCAAGGATTTTGGCGCTACGGCTGACTGGCTTGGTCTGGTTGTGTTTGCCGCAGTAATTGTCACCTTTGTTTCCCGGGTGCTCAGCGTAGACTACAAAGCCAAAGCGAAACAATAATTTCGCGATCGGCGGCAGGATGATAGATCAGGATGGACAGTTATAATTAGACCTGCGGCGCCCAGAGTTACTCTGGGTGCCGCTTTTATATGTGCGGTAGAGCGATTGGACGTATACGAAAAATGTAAGCCTTATGGTGAAGAAGCCTGGCAGAGCCTGGATTAGGTAGCCGGGAAACAATCTAATCCGGCCAATTGCTGTTTTCGGTATGTTAGGGCCTGTTTATAAAATGCCGAAACGCCCCCTGACGGTGCTTTTGGGGCCAGACTTCCTTGAAATTTTTTGAAATAGGGGCCGCTATTCCTGCAAAATTTCCCATGCCCTTTAGGGTTTAACTCGTCTGGCGCAAAAATCCATCGTCATGAGTCATTCCGTTACTTTACAAACAAGCCCTAAGCAGGAATTGGCTGTTGGCAGGCAGAAACATGATTAAAAAGACAATGATCAGGGCAGGGAGAGAGAACATATGAAATATGATGCGATATTATTTGATCTGGATGGCACCTTGACCGATTCGCAAGAAGGCATCTTGCGTTCGATTCAGTATGCCTTGGGGAAAAGCGGTATTGTCGAAAATGAGGTGGACAAGCTGGTCCCTTTTATCGGGCCGCCGCTGGCTGAGTCTTTTCGGGAAGTGTACAGCATGGACCCGGAACAGGTGGAACAGACGGTTGCTTACTACCAGGAATATTTTGCGGTCAAGGGAATGTACGAGAATACCGTGTATCCGGGTATTGAAGAGTTGTTGGCGGAGCTGGCGGACAGAGGGAAATATCTGGCGGTAGCCACTTCGAAGCCAATCTTCTTTTCGGAAAAGATTATTGACCACTTTTCATTAACAAAATATTTTCAAGCCATTGTTGGCGCCCACTTGGAAGGCAAGCACAGCGGCAAGGAAGAAATTATCGGCACTATTTTGTCCGGTATTCCCCATATTCCGGCAAGCCGGGTGGTGATGGTGGGTGACCGCAAGTTTGACATTCACGGAGCGCAGGCCCATGGCATTGATGTCATTGCGGCAGGTTATGGCTACGGGGCCGATGAAGAACTGGCGGCGGCCGGACCGACGCATATTGCCGGATCGATCACGGAATTGCGGTCGCTGCTGCTGGGTTACTAAAGCCGGTGTACTAGTGCCTTGACCAAGTTAAATCTTAGTTTATACAGCCTCTCTTTTTCGCACTGCTGCGTTGTCGTCGGCTTACATATGGCCTGCGCGCCTCCTCCGCCTTGCATTGCAGAAAAATCTATACTGTATAATTCTAATTCATAACTTTGCCAAGACACCAGGAGCACAAGGTTATTGAATAAGCCGGTACAAAAGAGGAAAGACTTCTTCCGTTACATCGGTAACGAAAAAAGTCTTTTTTCTTATAGTGCATTAGTTATTTTACCGAAGGCTGGAAACGGAGCCGACCAACATGTTAGCAGGAGCGTGAGAGCGATGAGCGAGACAGTTAATCCGGTTGTTTGGGTTGAAATTCCCGTAGCCAATATGGAGCGGGCCAGACTTTTTTATGAAGCCGTATTCGGCTGGAGGTTGACGGTTATCGATATGGGACCCAGGCAGATGGCCATGCTGCCAAGCGAAATGGGCTTTCCTGGCTGCAGTGGGGCGCTGGTAAAAGAGCAGCATTTTGTACCCTCCTATGCCGGTTCGCTGGTGTATTTTTCGGTAAACGACATCCCTGGAATTCTTGCCGGAGTGGTGCTCCATGGAGGTAAAGAACTGATTCCTAAAACGAGTATTGGCGAATATGGCTTCTGTGCTTATTTTGAAGATAGCGAGGGGAACCGCATTGGCTTACATACTCTGTAATTCGCCCCGCGACCAGCATATGGCGGCCCCTGCCAGCCCAATCAGGACGGCTGCCAGATAGGTATTATGCAGGGATAGTACGAATCCGGTACTGCTGTTTAAGTAGGCATACCTGGCCATTTGTATGCTAAACATGGCCCCGCTGGTGGCAACGCCCATGACCTGTCCCACGTTGCGCATGAGGGCCAGCATACCGGAAGCCACGCCAATCTGATTT
The sequence above is a segment of the Propionispora hippei DSM 15287 genome. Coding sequences within it:
- a CDS encoding VOC family protein, whose product is MSETVNPVVWVEIPVANMERARLFYEAVFGWRLTVIDMGPRQMAMLPSEMGFPGCSGALVKEQHFVPSYAGSLVYFSVNDIPGILAGVVLHGGKELIPKTSIGEYGFCAYFEDSEGNRIGLHTL
- a CDS encoding OPT family oligopeptide transporter, yielding MKPIDFMSDKLSVPELTMRGMLLGMLITVIFTASNVYLGLKVGLTFSSSIPAAVISMAILKMFKDSNVLENNMVQTQASAAGTLSAVIFIIPGLLMLGYWQGFAFWQTLMICACGGSLGVLFTIPLRRAMIVNSDLPYPEGLAAAEILKVGSGSTDGSKNSGVKDIMSGGFVAALVSLCADGFQVISSGVHYWFTFGGMVSQVPLGFSSALLGAGYLIGIASGISILVGTLLSWGVFVPYLTAGLSPAEGQSLGAFATGIWAQKVRLIGAGTIGIAAVWTLLTLVKPILEGMRISVQAMSRSGQGKGLHRMDTDLSPKTTALVLGVIVLGLLATFYSFIADANLTAGVTWVFIIVGVLVAVCMGFFVAAACGYMAGLIGTSASPISGIGILGIIISSLVVLGIGSAVSLFDTEAGSKFAIALAIFMTSVIVSIAAISNDNLQDLKTGQLVGATPWKQQVALLLGCVVGAFAIAPVLNLLYEAYGFVGAMPRPGMDEAQVLSAPQATLMTTIAKGIFSHNLDWNYILFGVGVGLVIIVIDIVLKKNSSAKYCLPPLAVGMGIYLPPTLEIPLVFGAVISYLVCRYLRKRAEERSPGHVEDDVETCNRHGVLFASGLIVGESLMGVIIAIIIVFSVTSGGSDAPLKLVGKDFGATADWLGLVVFAAVIVTFVSRVLSVDYKAKAKQ
- a CDS encoding HAD hydrolase-like protein, which encodes MKYDAILFDLDGTLTDSQEGILRSIQYALGKSGIVENEVDKLVPFIGPPLAESFREVYSMDPEQVEQTVAYYQEYFAVKGMYENTVYPGIEELLAELADRGKYLAVATSKPIFFSEKIIDHFSLTKYFQAIVGAHLEGKHSGKEEIIGTILSGIPHIPASRVVMVGDRKFDIHGAQAHGIDVIAAGYGYGADEELAAAGPTHIAGSITELRSLLLGY